From Pseudarthrobacter equi, a single genomic window includes:
- the purD gene encoding phosphoribosylamine--glycine ligase: MKVLVIGPGGREHAIVRSLLADPNVSEVHAAPGNAGISKLVPTYKINGNDPDAVARLATKLAVDLVVVGPEAPLAAGVSDAVREAGIPVFGPSKAAAQLEASKAFAKEIMAEAGVPTAMALVATNAEEAASALDTFGAPYVVKDDGLAAGKGVVVTRNREEALAHAQSCFDAGGSVVIEEFLDGPEVSLFVLCDGHNTVALSPAQDFKRIFDNDEGPNTGGMGAYTPLEWAPEGLVQEVIDRVAQPTVNEMARRGTPFVGVLFVGLALTSRGTRVIEFNVRFGDPETQAVLARLKTPLGSLLLSAAKGELETAEELRWSKDTAVAVVVASENYPDTPRTGDRIRGLKKAETLDGVHVIHAGTALDDDGKVVSAGGRVLAVVALGSDLVEARERAYDGVELVQLDGGQFRSDIGRKAARGEIKVPYAATGALPITKAKA, from the coding sequence GTGAAGGTACTCGTCATCGGCCCCGGAGGCCGCGAACACGCCATTGTCCGCTCCCTGCTCGCCGACCCCAACGTGTCCGAGGTCCACGCAGCGCCCGGTAACGCCGGCATCAGCAAGCTGGTCCCCACGTACAAGATCAACGGCAACGATCCGGACGCCGTCGCGAGGCTGGCCACCAAGCTGGCCGTCGACCTCGTGGTGGTGGGACCCGAAGCGCCGCTGGCCGCAGGCGTGTCCGATGCTGTCCGTGAGGCGGGCATTCCCGTGTTCGGCCCCAGTAAGGCCGCCGCGCAGCTGGAAGCGTCCAAGGCGTTCGCCAAGGAGATCATGGCCGAGGCAGGTGTGCCCACGGCCATGGCCCTGGTGGCCACCAACGCCGAAGAGGCCGCGTCCGCACTGGACACCTTCGGTGCCCCCTACGTGGTCAAGGACGACGGCCTCGCCGCCGGCAAGGGCGTGGTGGTCACACGCAACCGCGAGGAAGCCCTGGCCCACGCCCAGTCCTGCTTCGACGCCGGCGGGTCGGTGGTGATCGAGGAATTCCTCGACGGCCCCGAGGTATCGCTCTTCGTCCTCTGCGACGGGCACAACACCGTGGCACTTTCGCCCGCCCAGGACTTCAAGCGCATCTTCGACAATGACGAAGGCCCCAACACCGGGGGCATGGGCGCCTACACCCCGCTTGAGTGGGCCCCCGAAGGCCTCGTCCAGGAAGTCATCGACCGGGTGGCCCAGCCCACCGTCAACGAAATGGCCCGCCGCGGCACGCCTTTTGTGGGCGTCCTGTTCGTTGGCCTGGCCCTGACCTCCCGCGGCACGCGGGTCATCGAATTCAACGTCCGCTTCGGCGACCCCGAGACCCAGGCCGTCCTGGCACGGCTCAAGACGCCGCTGGGCTCCCTGCTCCTCTCCGCCGCCAAGGGCGAACTGGAGACCGCCGAAGAGCTGCGCTGGTCCAAGGACACCGCCGTCGCCGTCGTGGTCGCGTCCGAAAACTACCCGGACACTCCGCGCACCGGGGACCGGATCCGCGGCCTCAAGAAGGCCGAGACGCTGGACGGCGTACACGTCATCCATGCGGGAACGGCATTGGACGACGACGGCAAGGTAGTTTCCGCCGGCGGCCGCGTCCTGGCGGTGGTCGCCCTGGGCAGCGACCTGGTGGAGGCGCGCGAACGCGCCTACGACGGCGTGGAACTGGTCCAGCTGGACGGCGGACAGTTCCGCAGCGACATCGGCCGCAAGGCCGCCCGTGGCGAAATCAAGGTGCCGTACGCCGCCACGGGTGCGCTGCCCATCACGAAAGCGAAGGCCTAG
- a CDS encoding molybdopterin-dependent oxidoreductase produces the protein MTTLRNRLTGPAPLAALAGVVAAAVVLAVAELLGAFFTARATPLFALGSTFIDFTPGWLKDFAIATFGTNDKAALFVGMGLTITVLACVLGVVAYRKWALGVLGVLFMGAVIVACVVTRAGVSAADAIPAVLGTLAGVAVLRFLVNRVQALKAWPEAPADLADDADARVGSAGSSRRRFFAAAGITAVAAGVAATGGRLLGAARSNIAKARDALQLPAPATAAPAIPAGVQSPVDGAPPWVTPNNDFYRIDTALSVPEINADDWELRVHGLVEEEVRLTFQDLLDADLIESHVTLTCVSNPVGGNLAGNAKWLGLPLREVLKRAKPKDGADMVLSTSIDGFSASTPLEVLQDGRDAMLAIGMNGEPLPLEHGYPVRMVVPGLYGFVSATKWVVDLEVTRFADSKAYWTERGWSERGPIKTMARVDVPKSFAKVPAGKVAVGGTAWAQTRGITKVEIQIDNADWVEATLSTEASLVTWRQWSYEWDATKGPHYIKVRATDGTGEVQTEQRADPVPDGASGWQSVMVTVE, from the coding sequence ATGACAACGCTACGGAACCGCCTCACTGGACCCGCTCCCCTGGCTGCGCTGGCAGGTGTGGTGGCTGCCGCCGTCGTACTGGCCGTGGCGGAGCTGCTCGGCGCCTTCTTCACCGCCCGCGCCACACCGCTCTTTGCACTGGGCTCCACGTTCATCGATTTCACCCCGGGGTGGCTGAAGGACTTCGCCATCGCCACGTTCGGCACCAATGACAAGGCGGCCCTGTTCGTCGGCATGGGCCTGACCATCACCGTCCTGGCCTGCGTCCTGGGTGTCGTGGCATACCGGAAGTGGGCGTTGGGCGTCCTGGGCGTCCTGTTCATGGGCGCCGTGATCGTAGCGTGCGTGGTGACGCGGGCGGGTGTTTCGGCCGCTGATGCCATCCCCGCGGTCCTCGGGACCCTCGCGGGTGTGGCCGTGCTCCGTTTCCTGGTGAACCGGGTGCAGGCCCTGAAGGCCTGGCCCGAGGCGCCTGCAGACCTGGCGGACGACGCCGATGCACGGGTTGGGAGCGCAGGCAGCAGCCGCCGGAGGTTCTTCGCCGCGGCCGGAATCACCGCTGTTGCGGCCGGCGTCGCGGCCACGGGCGGCCGGCTGCTCGGCGCCGCACGCAGCAACATCGCCAAGGCACGGGACGCGCTCCAGCTCCCCGCGCCAGCCACGGCTGCCCCTGCCATTCCCGCCGGCGTCCAGTCCCCCGTGGACGGTGCGCCGCCGTGGGTGACCCCCAACAACGACTTCTACCGCATCGACACTGCCCTGAGCGTTCCCGAGATCAATGCCGACGACTGGGAACTGCGGGTCCATGGCCTGGTGGAGGAAGAGGTGCGCCTGACGTTCCAGGACCTGCTCGACGCCGACCTGATCGAATCGCATGTAACCCTCACCTGCGTCTCGAACCCGGTGGGCGGAAACCTGGCGGGCAACGCGAAGTGGCTGGGACTGCCGCTCCGGGAGGTGCTGAAGCGGGCCAAGCCCAAGGACGGCGCTGACATGGTCCTCTCCACCTCCATCGACGGCTTCAGTGCGTCCACGCCCCTGGAAGTACTGCAGGACGGCCGGGACGCCATGCTGGCCATCGGCATGAACGGCGAGCCGCTGCCCCTGGAGCACGGCTACCCGGTGCGGATGGTGGTGCCGGGCCTGTACGGGTTCGTCTCCGCCACCAAGTGGGTGGTGGACCTGGAAGTCACCCGGTTCGCGGACAGCAAGGCGTACTGGACCGAACGCGGCTGGTCCGAACGCGGGCCCATCAAGACCATGGCACGGGTTGACGTGCCCAAGTCCTTCGCCAAGGTCCCCGCCGGAAAGGTTGCCGTGGGCGGGACTGCCTGGGCCCAGACCCGGGGCATTACCAAAGTGGAAATCCAGATCGACAACGCGGACTGGGTGGAGGCCACACTGTCCACCGAAGCATCGCTGGTGACCTGGCGGCAGTGGTCCTACGAATGGGACGCCACGAAGGGCCCCCACTACATCAAGGTCCGCGCCACGGACGGCACAGGCGAGGTGCAGACCGAGCAGCGCGCGGACCCCGTCCCTGACGGCGCCTCGGGCTGGCAGTCCGTAATGGTCACGGTGGAGTGA
- a CDS encoding asparaginase codes for MPHNPHATFTVDSAVELAVIERSGFVESRHIGSAVLLSADGSVVTELGDINTPIYARSALKPFQALASMQSGVPLRGAQVAVACGSHTGSLDHMDVVAGMLKAAGVREDQLQCPEAWPQDETARNWLVRSEKGKSRLAFNCSGKHAAFLWACTENGWDTHSYLEPNHPLQQRVRSVIEEYTGEKIAHLGIDGCGAPVAALSLKGLARGYSLLAKAPGDQSSNARAATIATSMLDYPWAVQGRGEANTLVMDELEVIAKIGAEGVLAMATPQGVSVAVKILDGNLRATSLVALTLLAAAGAVEIPGVASVLEKVVDPVLGGGRPVGRIRLGPAVSALLD; via the coding sequence ATGCCGCACAATCCCCACGCCACCTTTACCGTGGACTCCGCCGTCGAACTGGCCGTAATCGAGCGCAGCGGCTTCGTGGAGTCCCGGCACATCGGCTCGGCAGTCCTTCTTTCCGCTGACGGATCCGTGGTGACGGAGCTGGGCGACATCAACACCCCCATCTACGCGCGGTCTGCCCTCAAGCCGTTCCAGGCCCTGGCCTCCATGCAGTCCGGCGTCCCGCTGCGGGGAGCCCAGGTGGCCGTTGCCTGCGGCAGCCACACGGGCTCACTGGACCATATGGACGTGGTGGCGGGAATGCTGAAGGCCGCCGGGGTGCGGGAGGACCAGCTGCAGTGCCCCGAAGCATGGCCGCAGGACGAAACGGCGCGCAACTGGCTGGTCCGCTCCGAGAAGGGCAAATCCCGGCTCGCCTTCAACTGTTCCGGCAAGCACGCCGCGTTCCTCTGGGCCTGCACCGAAAACGGCTGGGACACGCACAGCTACCTTGAGCCGAACCACCCGCTGCAGCAGCGCGTGCGGAGCGTCATCGAGGAATACACCGGCGAGAAGATCGCGCATCTGGGCATCGACGGCTGCGGCGCACCGGTGGCGGCCCTGTCCCTGAAGGGACTGGCGCGGGGGTATTCCCTCCTGGCCAAGGCCCCCGGCGACCAAAGCTCCAACGCCCGCGCCGCCACCATTGCCACGTCCATGCTCGATTACCCGTGGGCGGTGCAGGGCCGGGGCGAGGCCAACACCCTGGTGATGGATGAGCTGGAGGTCATTGCCAAGATCGGCGCCGAGGGCGTGCTCGCCATGGCCACCCCGCAGGGTGTCTCGGTGGCCGTCAAGATCCTCGACGGGAACCTTCGTGCCACCTCCCTGGTGGCGCTGACGCTGCTGGCCGCTGCAGGCGCCGTGGAAATCCCGGGTGTGGCCAGCGTCCTCGAAAAGGTGGTGGACCCCGTGCTGGGCGGCGGCCGTCCCGTGGGCAGGATCCGCCTGGGCCCCGCGGTTTCCGCTCTCCTGGACTGA
- a CDS encoding sterol carrier family protein, whose translation MATARRRVDVKEGKAALDAWLEAARSPSDAPLPRTVLATAVRYTLEEVTARAPGNSVEVRVPPFGVSQCVEGPRHTRGTPPNVIECDAATWLAMATGGLAWADAVGAGKVAASGLRADLSGLLPL comes from the coding sequence ATGGCAACCGCCCGCCGCCGCGTCGACGTGAAGGAAGGCAAAGCGGCCCTGGACGCGTGGCTGGAAGCGGCCCGGTCGCCGTCGGACGCTCCCCTCCCGCGGACCGTCCTGGCCACTGCCGTGCGCTACACCCTGGAGGAAGTCACCGCCCGCGCGCCGGGCAACTCCGTGGAGGTCCGGGTGCCGCCCTTCGGCGTCAGCCAATGCGTGGAAGGGCCGCGGCACACCCGCGGCACACCGCCGAACGTCATAGAGTGCGACGCCGCCACCTGGCTTGCGATGGCCACCGGCGGGCTTGCCTGGGCGGACGCTGTCGGGGCTGGCAAGGTGGCCGCGTCAGGTCTCCGCGCAGACCTGTCGGGCCTCCTGCCGCTCTAG
- a CDS encoding Pr6Pr family membrane protein encodes MTANRGLALFRFWFALLGFVAVLFQFLHLVQNVPGASAGNYFSYFTIESNIIAFVTLGIAGWYAWQGASPRWLELLRGAATVYMTITGITYSLLLSDIDVNTPIPWVNVVLHYTVPTVMVIDWLVDLPRERIPVRTSLVWLAFPLLYLVYSLLRGPLVGWYSYPFLDPRSSGYGTVAVMSLLIAVGAFAFAAVAALSTRLQNSVPHPASVPVEQQAQP; translated from the coding sequence ATGACCGCAAACAGGGGGCTTGCTCTTTTCCGATTCTGGTTCGCATTGCTGGGGTTCGTGGCGGTGCTCTTCCAGTTCCTGCACCTGGTGCAGAACGTTCCGGGAGCCAGTGCCGGAAACTACTTCAGCTACTTCACCATCGAGTCCAACATCATCGCCTTCGTGACCCTGGGCATCGCCGGCTGGTACGCCTGGCAGGGCGCCAGCCCGCGCTGGCTGGAGCTCCTCCGCGGTGCCGCCACCGTGTACATGACCATCACCGGCATCACCTACAGCCTCCTGTTGAGCGACATCGACGTCAACACCCCCATCCCGTGGGTCAACGTGGTCCTGCACTACACCGTGCCCACCGTGATGGTGATCGACTGGCTGGTGGACCTGCCCAGGGAACGGATCCCTGTCCGGACCTCCCTGGTGTGGCTGGCGTTTCCGCTGCTGTACCTCGTCTACAGCCTGCTCCGCGGCCCGTTGGTGGGCTGGTATTCCTACCCGTTCCTGGATCCGCGGAGTTCCGGCTACGGCACTGTTGCGGTGATGTCCCTGCTGATTGCCGTCGGAGCCTTTGCCTTCGCGGCCGTGGCCGCGCTGTCCACCCGGTTGCAGAATTCGGTGCCGCATCCCGCGAGTGTCCCAGTGGAACAGCAGGCGCAGCCCTAG
- a CDS encoding SDR family oxidoreductase: MSHSEGRVAVVTGAGSGIGREVARQMLADGYRVVLAGRRETPLKETAADHPGAFVVACDVSRPDDVERLFAAALQRWGRVDVLFNNAGVFGPAASVDEISVDDWNATVAVNLTGSMLCAAAAVRAMKAQEPQGGRIINNGSIAAHSPRPRTVAYTVTKHAMTGLTKSIELDGRGFGITCGQIDIGNTSTEIMDTIGVGSGALQADGTRRVEPTFPVADAARAVLMMANMPASASVGSVVVTAAGMPFIGRG, translated from the coding sequence ATGTCCCACTCCGAAGGGCGGGTGGCCGTCGTCACCGGCGCCGGCTCCGGCATCGGGCGGGAGGTGGCACGCCAGATGCTGGCCGACGGGTACCGGGTGGTCCTTGCCGGCCGGCGGGAAACTCCGCTCAAGGAAACCGCGGCAGACCATCCCGGCGCGTTCGTGGTGGCGTGTGACGTCTCCCGGCCGGACGACGTCGAACGCCTCTTCGCCGCCGCCCTGCAACGGTGGGGCCGCGTGGACGTCCTGTTCAACAACGCCGGCGTGTTTGGCCCCGCCGCGAGCGTGGACGAGATCAGCGTGGACGACTGGAACGCCACCGTGGCCGTAAACCTGACAGGGTCCATGCTGTGCGCGGCGGCCGCGGTGCGTGCCATGAAGGCCCAGGAACCTCAGGGCGGCCGGATCATCAACAACGGGTCCATCGCGGCCCACTCGCCCCGGCCGCGGACCGTCGCCTACACGGTGACCAAACACGCCATGACGGGCCTGACCAAGAGCATCGAACTGGACGGACGCGGGTTCGGGATCACCTGCGGGCAGATCGATATCGGCAACACCAGCACGGAGATTATGGACACCATCGGCGTGGGCTCCGGTGCGCTGCAGGCCGACGGAACCCGCCGGGTGGAACCGACCTTTCCGGTGGCGGACGCGGCCCGTGCGGTACTGATGATGGCCAACATGCCGGCGTCGGCCAGCGTCGGCTCCGTGGTGGTGACGGCCGCGGGCATGCCCTTCATCGGCCGCGGCTGA
- a CDS encoding aspartate/glutamate racemase family protein — protein MRILVANVNTTESMTESIAASARAVAAPGTEIVGITPRFGADSCEGNFESYLAAIAVMDAVTSYPEPFDAVVQAGYGEHGREGLQELLDVPVVDITEAAASTAMFLGHKYSVVTTLDRAVPLIEDRLKLAGLDARCASVRASGMAVLELEEEPERAVEAIVGEAMRAVTQDKAEVIVLGCGGMAGLDEQIRQRAGVPVVDGVASAVTIAESLVRMRLSTSKIRTYAAPRPKTVIGWPLNSAGTAAQLQNTRP, from the coding sequence ATGCGCATCCTCGTTGCCAACGTCAACACCACCGAGTCCATGACCGAATCCATCGCCGCCTCTGCCCGTGCGGTTGCCGCGCCGGGCACGGAGATCGTGGGCATCACGCCCCGCTTCGGCGCCGACTCCTGTGAGGGAAACTTCGAAAGCTACCTGGCGGCCATCGCCGTTATGGACGCGGTGACGTCCTACCCGGAGCCGTTCGATGCGGTGGTCCAGGCCGGCTACGGCGAGCACGGCCGGGAAGGGCTGCAGGAACTCCTGGACGTCCCGGTGGTGGACATAACGGAGGCCGCGGCCAGCACCGCCATGTTCCTGGGCCACAAGTACTCCGTGGTGACCACCCTGGACCGCGCCGTACCGCTCATCGAGGACCGGCTCAAGCTCGCCGGCCTGGACGCCCGTTGCGCCTCGGTCCGGGCGAGCGGCATGGCGGTACTGGAACTTGAGGAAGAGCCGGAGCGGGCCGTGGAGGCGATCGTCGGCGAGGCCATGCGGGCCGTCACCCAGGACAAAGCTGAGGTGATTGTCCTGGGCTGCGGCGGGATGGCCGGCCTGGATGAGCAGATCCGGCAGCGCGCAGGGGTTCCCGTGGTGGACGGCGTGGCCTCGGCCGTCACCATCGCGGAGTCGCTGGTGCGGATGCGGCTGTCCACCTCCAAGATCCGGACCTACGCTGCGCCCCGGCCCAAGACCGTCATAGGCTGGCCGCTGAACAGCGCCGGAACGGCAGCACAGCTGCAGAACACACGGCCGTAG
- a CDS encoding NCS1 family nucleobase:cation symporter-1: MKTPPSAGVDAAQDLTAPSVAPTHPSVSVDDLCDAASAASGKSISPTLYNVDLAPTKREGRSWTSYSIFTLWANDVHSLGNYAFAIGLFALGLGGWQILLALGIGAALLFGLLTLSGFMGVKTGVPFPVMSRISFGIRGAQIASLLRGAVAVAWFGIQTYLASVVFRVMLVAMFPALADLDKDSILGLSTLGWAAFLVLWVVQLVIVSFGMEMIRKYEAFAGPVILATMAAMAIWIFMEAGGSIAWSSNNALEGLDMWRTIFAGGALWVSIYGTFVLNFCDFTRSAVSKNAVVRGNFWGIPINMLLFGAIVVVMAGGQFKINGTIIQSPSDIVQTIPNTLFLVLACLALLILTIAVNLMANFVAPVYALTNLFPTRLNFRRAAVVSAVIGLVILPWNLYNNPLVILYFLGGLGALLGPLFGVVMADYWLIRRGKVNVPELYTASPDGAYFYRNGVNPRAITAMVPAAVVALCIAFVPALAAVAPFAWFFAASIAAVVYYFAADRTQRLEDRDGESIAVASTH, from the coding sequence ATGAAGACCCCTCCTTCGGCGGGCGTTGACGCGGCCCAGGACCTGACAGCGCCGTCAGTTGCTCCCACCCATCCGTCCGTCAGCGTTGACGACCTGTGCGACGCAGCAAGCGCAGCATCAGGCAAGAGCATCAGCCCCACCCTCTACAACGTGGACCTTGCCCCCACCAAGCGTGAAGGCCGCAGCTGGACCAGCTACAGCATCTTCACGCTGTGGGCCAACGATGTGCACAGCCTCGGAAACTACGCCTTCGCCATCGGCCTGTTCGCCCTCGGCCTCGGTGGTTGGCAGATCCTCCTGGCACTGGGCATCGGAGCGGCGCTGCTGTTCGGACTGCTTACACTCTCGGGCTTCATGGGCGTCAAGACCGGCGTCCCCTTCCCGGTGATGAGCCGGATCAGCTTCGGCATCAGGGGAGCCCAGATCGCCAGCCTCCTCCGCGGCGCGGTCGCTGTGGCCTGGTTCGGCATCCAGACGTACCTTGCCTCCGTCGTGTTCCGCGTAATGCTCGTGGCCATGTTCCCCGCTTTGGCCGACCTGGATAAAGACTCCATCCTGGGGCTGTCCACCCTTGGCTGGGCCGCGTTCCTGGTCCTCTGGGTGGTGCAGCTGGTCATCGTGAGCTTCGGCATGGAGATGATCCGCAAGTACGAAGCCTTCGCCGGGCCCGTCATCCTGGCCACCATGGCAGCCATGGCCATCTGGATTTTCATGGAAGCGGGCGGGTCCATCGCCTGGTCATCGAACAACGCCCTGGAAGGGCTGGACATGTGGCGGACCATCTTCGCCGGCGGTGCCCTCTGGGTATCCATCTACGGCACGTTCGTGCTGAACTTCTGCGACTTCACCCGGTCCGCCGTCTCCAAGAACGCAGTGGTGCGGGGCAACTTCTGGGGCATCCCCATCAATATGCTGCTCTTCGGTGCCATCGTGGTGGTCATGGCCGGCGGCCAGTTCAAGATCAACGGCACCATCATCCAGAGCCCGTCGGACATCGTCCAGACCATCCCGAACACGCTCTTCCTGGTCCTGGCCTGCCTGGCCCTGTTGATCCTCACCATCGCAGTCAACCTGATGGCCAACTTCGTAGCCCCCGTGTACGCCCTGACCAACCTGTTCCCCACGCGGCTCAACTTCCGCCGGGCCGCCGTCGTCAGCGCCGTCATCGGCCTGGTGATCCTGCCCTGGAACCTCTACAACAACCCCCTGGTCATCCTCTACTTCCTGGGCGGCCTCGGTGCGCTGCTCGGCCCGCTGTTCGGCGTGGTCATGGCCGACTACTGGCTGATCCGCCGCGGCAAGGTCAACGTTCCGGAGCTTTACACAGCTTCACCCGACGGCGCCTACTTCTACCGCAACGGCGTCAACCCGCGGGCCATCACCGCCATGGTGCCGGCCGCCGTCGTGGCCCTATGCATCGCCTTTGTTCCGGCGCTGGCCGCCGTGGCGCCCTTCGCCTGGTTCTTCGCGGCCAGCATCGCCGCAGTGGTGTACTACTTCGCTGCCGACCGGACGCAACGGCTGGAAGACCGCGACGGCGAGTCCATCGCCGTCGCCAGCACCCACTGA